The Brachionichthys hirsutus isolate HB-005 chromosome 8, CSIRO-AGI_Bhir_v1, whole genome shotgun sequence genome contains a region encoding:
- the LOC137898923 gene encoding dihydropyridine-sensitive L-type skeletal muscle calcium channel subunit alpha-1-like has product MADGSSPPLSSYIMDEETLKRKQKEKLKKLMATGGNPRPARSLLFLSLKNPFRRACIGIVEWKPFEIIILLAIFANCVALAVYLPMPEEDSNKTNSNLESLEYIFLIIFSIECFLKIVAYGFLFHADAYLRNCWNILDFVCVSVGLFTVAVDAINHISGVEAPVGEKGGFDMKALRAFRVLRPLRLVSGVPSLQVVMNSILKSMLPLFHITLLVFFMVTIYSIMALELFKCKMHKTCYYTGTNIIATVENEKPAPCAQAGNGRRCTINGTECRAGWPGPNNGITHFDNLGFSMLTVYQCITTQGWTDVLYWVNDAIGMEWPWIYFTTLILVGSFFVLNLVLGVLSGEFTKEREKAKSRGEFQKLRETQQLDEDLKGYMEWITQAEVMDNDQDRHGLLTTENGSSETGSVSKMDTMQRIVYYYKMARKWNRWLRRKCRVYVKSRLFYWWVITLVFLNTLAIATEHHQQTERLTSWQDNANKFLLSMFALEMLMKMYALGLPSYFMSLFNRFDCFVVSTGITELILVHMGFMSVMGISVLRCIRLLRLLKVTRYWTSLSNLVASLLNSVRSIACLLLLLFLFIVIFSLLGMQVFGGKFNFPDRVKPRSTFDSFPQALITVFQILTGEDWNAVMYDGIMAHGGPGMPGILVSIYFIILFVCGNFILLNVFLAIAVDNLAEAESLTLAQKEKAEEKKLKKALRASLPDKATEEKANLAKKLAEQRAKVEGIPTTAKLKIDEFESNVNEIKDPFPPADFPGDDEEEDPEIPESPRPRPMADLQLKEEAVPMPEASSFFIFGPQNKFRKLCHRIINTTSFTNIILLFILLSSISLAAEDPIDPMSFRNQVLAYADIVFTSVFTAEIVLKMTTYGAILHKGSFCRNSFNILDLLVVSVSLLSMGIESSAISVVKILRVLRVLRPLRAINRAKGLKHVVQCVFVAVKTIGNIVLVTMLLDFMFACIGVQLFKGKFYACTDSDKMTAETCKGWYIRYQEGALHDMEVRKREWTNSELNFDNILNGMLALFTISTFEGWPRILYKAIDSNLEDKGPVYNNRVAISIFFIIYLILIAFFMMNIFVGFVIVTFQEQGEQEYKNCELDKNQRQCVQYALKARPLRCYIPKNPYQYQVWYVVTSCYFEYLMFLLIMLNTMCLGIQHCNQSDHVTHLSDMLNVIFTVLFTVEMIFKLMAFKAKGYFGDPWNVFDFVIVIGSVVDVMLSEIDAALASSGGLYCLHGCAAVDPMQAIASSENMSVSVTFFRLFRVMRLVKLLNRSEGIRNLLWTFIKSLQALPYVALLILMLFFIYAVVGMQIFGKIALVDGTYIDRNNNFQTFPHAVLLLFRCATGEAWHEVMLACMYGKKCDPKSDHLPTEEYTCGSNFSIIYFMSFYMLCAFLIINLFVAVIMDNFDYLTRDWSILGPQHLDEFKKIWAEYDPEATGRIKHLDVVTLLRRIPPPLGFGKFCPHRIACKRLVSMNMPLNSDGTVTFNATLFALVRTALKIKTEGNFEQANEELRGIIKKIWKRTSMKLLDQVIPPIGDDEVTVGKFYATFLIQDYFRKMKKRQEEYYGYRPTKNSATHEIQAGLRNIEEEVAPELHRTISGDLLTEEEMERAAEEAAEEGVFRGQGSVFGNHLEPFSVDGETRPATSQWPVEGVPNTSNIASSTSTSYH; this is encoded by the exons ATGGCCGACGGCAGCAGCCCTCCGCTGTCCTCCTACATCATGGACGAGGAGACTctgaagaggaaacagaagGAAAAGCTGAAGAAGCTGATGGCTACAGGAGGGAATCCCAGGCCGGCACGCTCCCTGCTGTTCCTCAGCCTGAAGAATCCGTTTCGCCGGGCCTGCATTGGCATCGTGGAATGGAA ACCCTTTGAAATTATCATCCTTCTGGCCATCTTTGCCAACTGTGTGGCTCTGGCCGTGTACCTGCCCATGCCAGAGGAGGACAGCAACAAGACCAACAGCAACCTG GAAAGCCTGGAGTacatcttcctcatcatcttctcTATTGAATGTTTCCTGAAGATCGTCGCTTACGGGTTTCTGTTCCATGCTGATGCATATTTAAGAAACTGTTGGAACATTCTGGATTTTGTTTGCGTGTCTGTTGG CCTGTTCACTGTGGCCGTGGACGCCATTAACCACATCAGTGGGGTCGAGGCTCCGGTTGGAGAGAAAGGTGGCTTTGACATGAAAGCTCTACGAGCATTCAGGGTCCTCCGACCGCTCAGACTTGTCTCTGGAGTTCCCA GTCTACAGGTGGTGATGAACTCCATCCTGAAGTCCATGCTACCTCTTTTCCACATCACCCTGTTGGTCTTTTTCATGGTCACCATCTACTCCATTATGGCATTGGAGCTCTTCAAGTGCAAGATGCATAAGACCTGCTACTACACAGGCACAA ACATCATTGCTACGGTGGAGAATGAGAAGCCGGCTCCTTGCGCCCAAGCAGGGAATGGCCGCCGATGCACCATCAACGGTACCGAGTGTCGTGCTGGCTGGCCAGGCCCAAATAACGGAATCACCCACTTTGACAACCTGGGTTTCTCCATGCTGACTGTCTACCAGTGTATCACCACACAGGGGTGGACTGATGTCCTCTACTGG GTAAACGATGCCATAGGAATGGAATGGCCATGGATCTACTTCACCACACTCATCCTGGTAGGCTCCTTCTTCGTGCTCAACCTGGTTCTGGGTGTCCTCAGTGG TGAATTCACCAAAGAACGAGAGAAGGCCAAGTCCCGAGGGGAGTTCCAGAAGCTGAGGGAAACCCAGCAGCTGGATGAAGATCTGAAAGGTTACATGGAATGGATCACTCAGGCTGAGGTCATGGATAATGATCAGGACAGACACG GTCTCCTCACCACAGAAAACGGAAGCTCGGAAACCGGAAGTGTCAGCAAAATGGACACCATGCAGCGGATTGTCTATTACTA TAAGATGGCGCGAAAGTGGAATCGCTGGTTGCGTCGTAAATGCCGAGTGTACGTGAAATCCAGGCTGTTCTACTGGTGGGTCATCACGCTGGTCTTCCTCAACACGCTGGCCATCGCCACAGAACACCACCAGCAGACAGAGCGACTCACCAGCTGGCAAG ACAACGCCAACAAGTTCCTGCTGTCCATGTTCGCCCTGGAGATGCTGATGAAGATGTACGCCCTGGGCCTGCCGTCCTACTTCATGTCGCTCTTCAACCGCTTCGACTGCTTCGTGGTGTCCACCGGCATCACGGAGCTCATCCTGGTCCACATGGGCTTCATGTCCGTCATGGGAATCTCTGTGCTGCGCTGCAtccgcctcctccgcctgctCAAGGTCACCAG ATACTGGACGTCGCTCAGTAATCTGGTGGCCTCCCTCTTGAACTCTGTGCGTTCCATTGCCTgcttgctgctgctcctcttcctcttcatcgtcatcttctCCCTGCTGGGCATGCAGGTTTTCGGAGGGAAGTTCAACTTTCCAGACAGGGTGAAACCTCGCAGCACCTTTGATAGTTTCCCCCAGGCCCTCATCACCGTCTTCCAG ATCCTGACAGGAGAGGACTGGAACGCCGTCATGTACGACGGAATCATGGCCCACGGAGGACCCGGCATGCCTGGAATTCTAGTCAGCATCTACTTCATCATTCTCTTCGTCTGTGGAAACT TCATCCTTTTGAACGTTTTCCTCGCCATCGCCGTTGATAACTTAGCGGAGGCGGAGTCTCTGACTTTGGCGCAGAAAGAGAAAGCTGAGGAGAAAAAACTCAAGAAAGCGCTCAG GGCTAGCCTGCCCGACAAGGCGACAGAGGAGAAAGCAAACTTGGCAAAGAAGCTGGCTGAGCAACGAGCCAAGGTAGAAGGTATTCCTACGACGGCCAAG CTCAAAATCGACGAGTTTGAGTCCAACGTCAACGAAATCAAGGATCCTTTCCCTCCAGCAGACTTTCCTG gtgatgatgaggaggaggacccTGAGATCCCAGAAAGCCCTCGACCTCGTCCAATGGCTGACCTGCAActgaaggaggaggcggtgCCAATGCCAGAAGCCAGCTCGTTTTTTATCTTTGGACCGCAGAACAA GTTCAGGAAGCTCTGCCACCGTATTATCAATACAACGTCTTTCACCaacatcatcctcctcttcatcctcctgtcGTCTATTTCTTTAGCTGCTGAGGATCCCATCGACCCCATGTCCTTCAGGAACCAG GTCTTGGCCTACGCTGACATCGTCTTCACGTCAGTGTTTACGGCAGAAATTGTGCTGAAG atGACCACATACGGCGCCATTCTTCACAAAGGCTCCTTCTGCCGGAATTCGTTCAACATCCTGGATCTGCTGGTGGTCAGCGTCTCTCTCCTCTCGATGGGCATTGA ATCCAGCGCCATCTCAGTGGTGAAGATTTTGAGGGTATTGAGGGTCCTCCGGCCCCTGAGGGCCATCAACAGGGCCAAGGGCCTGAAG CACGTGgtccagtgtgtgtttgtggctgtaAAGACCATCGGGAACATCGTCCTGGTCACCATGCTGCTGGACTTCATGTTCGCCTGCATCGGAGTCCAGCTTTTCAAA GGAAAGTTCTACGCCTGCACAGACTCCGACAAAATGACAGCGGAGACATGCAA AGGCTGGTATATAAGGTACCAGGAGGGGGCGCTCCACGACATGGAGGTCCGGAAGAGGGAATGGACCAACTCGGAGCTCAACTTTGACAACATCCTGAATGGCATGCTGGCGCTGTTCACCATCTCCACCTTTGAAGGATGGCCAAG GATCCTTTACAAAGCCATTGATTCCAACTTGGAAGACAAAGGTCCGGTGTACAACAACCGAGTGGCCATCTCAatcttcttcatcatctacCTCATCCTCATCGCCTTCTtcatgatgaatatatttgtgGGCTTCGTCATCGTCACTTTCcaggagcagggggagcaggagtATAAGAACTGTGAGCTGGATAAGAACCAG cgtcaGTGTGTCCAGTACGCTCTCAAGGCTCGACCCCTGAGGTGTTACATCCCCAAAAACCCCTACCAGTATCAGGTGTGGTACGTCGTCACCTCCTGCTACTTTGAGTACCTGATGTTCCTGCTCATCATGCTCAACACCATGTGTCTGGGAATACAG CACTGTAACCAGTCAGATCACGTCACTCACCTGTCTGACATGCTGAACGTGATTTTCACCGTGCTCTTCACCGTGGAGATGATCTTCAAGCTCATGGCCTTCAAAGCGAAG GGTTATTTTGGAGACCCCTGGAACGTCTTTGACTTTGTCATCGTTATTGGAAGTGTTGTGGACGTGATGCTGAGCGAAATCGAT GCAGCGCTGGCCTCCTCTGGAGGACTCTACTGTCTCCATGGCTGCGCT GCGGTGGATCCCATGCAGGCGATCGCT TCCTCTGAGAACATGAGCGTGTCCGTCACGTTCTTCCGGCTCTTTCGCGTCATGCGTCTGGTGAAGCTTTTGAATCGCTCCGAGGGCATCCGGAACCTGCTGTGGACCTTCATCAAATCCCTCCAG GCTCTTCCTTACGTggcgctcctcatcctcatgcTGTTCTTCATATACGCGGTGGTAGGAATGCAG ATATTTGGTAAAATCGCCTTGGTTGATGGGACGTACATCGACAGGAACAACAACTTCCAGACGTTCCCGCAtgctgttctgctgctgttcAG GTGTGCTACAGGGGAGGCGTGGCATGAGGTGATGTTGGCGTGCATGTATGGGAAGAAGTGTGACCCCAAGTCAGATCACCTGCCTACGGAGGAGTACACCTGTGGATCCAACTTTTCCATCATCTACTTCATGAGTTTCTACATGCTCTGTGCCTTTCTG ATCATCAACCTGTTTGTGGCGGTCATCATGGATAACTTTGACTATCTGACTCGTGATTGGTCCATCCTTGGCCCACAGCACCTGGATGAATTCAAGAAAATCTGGGCAGAATATGATCCAGAGGCCAC GGGCCGTATAAAACATCTTGATGTTGTGACTCTCCTGAGGAGAATACCTCCTCCTTTGGGGTTTGGAAAGTTCTGTCCTCATCGCATCGCCTGCAAG AGACTGGTCTCCATGAACATGCCCCTGAACAGCGACGGAACCGTCACCTTCAACGCCACGCTGTTCGCCCTGGTGAGAACTGCGCTGAAAATAAAGACGGAAG GTAATTTTGAACAGGCCAATGAGGAGCTGAGGGGAATTATCAAAAAGATCTGGAAGCGCACCAGTATGAAACTTCTGGATCAAGTCATCCCCCCCATAGGAG ATGATGAGGTGACGGTGGGAAAGTTCTACGCCACTTTCCTGATCCAGGATTACTTCCGGAAAATGAAGAAGAGACAGGAAGAATACTATGGCTACCGGCCCACCAAGAACAGCGCTACGCATGAGATACAG GCAGGGTTGCGGAACATCGAGGAGGAGGTGGCTCCAGAGCTCCACCGGACCATCTCCGGAGACCTCCTGACTGAAGAAGAGATGGAGCGAGCTGCTGAAGAAGCTGCGGAGGAGGGCGTGTTCAGG GGACAAGGAAGTGTTTTTGGAAATCACTTGGAGCCTTTTTCTGTGGACGGTGAGACCAGACCAGCCACCAGTCAATGGCCGGTAGAAGGAGTCCCCAACACCAGTAACATCGCCAGCAGCACCAGTACCAG CTATCATTAG